One genomic region from Sulfurimonas sp. encodes:
- a CDS encoding DUF2149 domain-containing protein, producing the protein MAVRLLNDDDDDNNPMNSVINLIDIFLVVIAALLIIISQNPLNPFSSEDVTVIKNAGKKNMEIMVKKGKEIKTFKSTGNIGEGNGKKAGISYKMEDGSFVYVPEKDMKI; encoded by the coding sequence ATGGCTGTTAGATTACTAAATGATGATGATGACGATAACAATCCGATGAATTCTGTCATAAACTTGATAGATATATTTTTAGTTGTGATTGCTGCTTTGTTGATTATCATATCTCAAAATCCACTGAATCCTTTTAGTAGCGAGGATGTGACGGTTATAAAAAATGCTGGAAAGAAAAATATGGAAATAATGGTTAAAAAAGGCAAAGAGATAAAAACTTTTAAGTCAACAGGAAATATTGGTGAAGGAAATGGAAAGAAAGCTGGTATTTCATACAAGATGGAAGATGGCTCATTTGTATATGTTCCAGAGAAGGATATGAAAATATGA
- a CDS encoding MotA/TolQ/ExbB proton channel family protein, which produces MIDTTMYTVSQLFLTPTLVLILLMFVYSFIALGSFIYEGISRRKNIMQLNTNGAYPILRHYNADKQISMEKLELFAFKKLENVRNVSRIAPMMGLIATLIPLGPALKALTDGNIQGMSDGLILAFSGVTLGLIAASLTYWIGNIKKRWYADELHIIEVAKAT; this is translated from the coding sequence ATGATTGATACTACCATGTACACAGTTTCACAACTCTTCTTAACTCCAACACTAGTTTTAATACTACTAATGTTTGTTTATTCGTTTATAGCTTTAGGCTCATTTATCTATGAGGGTATATCTCGTAGAAAGAATATTATGCAGTTAAATACAAATGGGGCATATCCTATTTTACGACACTATAACGCTGACAAGCAGATAAGTATGGAGAAGTTAGAACTTTTTGCATTTAAAAAACTAGAGAATGTTCGTAATGTTTCAAGAATTGCTCCAATGATGGGTCTTATCGCAACTCTTATCCCTCTTGGACCTGCACTTAAAGCTTTAACAGATGGAAATATTCAAGGTATGAGTGATGGTTTGATTTTAGCTTTTTCTGGAGTAACGCTAGGGCTTATTGCTGCTTCACTTACTTACTGGATAGGTAATATTAAAAAGAGATGGTACGCAGATGAATTACATATCATCGAAGTTGCAAAGGCAACTTAA
- a CDS encoding efflux RND transporter permease subunit, with product MIKKFISMSLENRSLNHILFIFLLLLAFISYSKIPKEMFPPSAQDMISVKGHYNGANSTILDKLIVQDIESILQNNQNLTDIQTIITNGTFHINAEIKNKTSKQQIVNNIKNSIENLKQDLPKDMDIPTVDILESYFPLINISISSNINMEYIEVAKDLSEDIKKLKNLYSVTLDGDYNSLLVISLNPQKLIAYGISNEKAYDALMGLYSLYPIGSISSKKQKYYVESKNDNIDINTLLESEIKIDDKLIYVKNIADIKYDYEDRDVITRTNAKESVIINIKKAKLGDSIELSKKITKIISTYQNNYQDIDFKILSDSSFWIKTRLNTIGSNIIIGLTLLFFSIWFFISLKIAIVVILGIPVSFAFGLIGLDFFEGSLNTLSMIGVLLSLGILVDEAIVVSENIHRHSNMGKNIKQACIDGTNEMMPILFASMLTTIIAFLPLTMLSGGLGVFIKIIPLIVIILVISSFVESFIFLPLHYKELSFKFLNDKKNGIRDRMWNKLSGLYVSSLSFFIKRRYIWGFVIIFFTLFTTYNLAKSSVFQLFPEFDAMTINLIGKVKNGAISYTLQEIKELENILIKELDSENVASISMIIGMNSDGRSMHEKGDNLFTLTINLKQKKHEDFFNRVINPIFAPYKEPENSNRTRTLYAKEIQHKIESLIQKHNLKENFLEFSINIPQTGVVKNDVEISLSHKDNKMIKNSLESLQEAIKKIKGVHSIKDDMKYDESKVEITLNTFGNSLGFTQKIIISKVRNFISMQKLSKIVDTNAELIELRIDFSNHDNLYSLYNLSLEVPNQSYNVCLKDIAIVSFSKDITTIKKDDLQKIFTLSASFDKDKISSRVFYKKLKPTIKMIKNSGVEVFIKGEQKTNNQIKKDIFVSLLFALFGILIILTWLFSSLGLSFFALSVIPLSLLGVLIGHKVMGMDISFSSLLGFVGLIGIVINDTLIMLSMIKKSENIGELLQNASLRVRPILLTSITTIVGLSTLIFFASGESLLMQPLAVSIGFGLIYATIINLYYLPILYSFKNKYNNR from the coding sequence ATGATAAAAAAATTTATAAGCATGAGTCTTGAAAACAGATCGCTAAACCATATACTTTTTATATTTTTACTTCTGCTTGCTTTTATTTCTTATAGCAAGATTCCTAAGGAGATGTTTCCTCCTAGTGCACAGGATATGATAAGTGTAAAAGGTCACTATAACGGCGCAAATAGCACAATACTAGATAAACTAATTGTTCAAGATATCGAGAGTATTCTACAAAATAATCAAAACTTAACTGATATACAAACGATTATTACAAATGGTACTTTTCATATAAATGCCGAGATAAAAAATAAAACTTCAAAACAACAAATAGTTAATAATATAAAAAATTCAATTGAAAATTTAAAACAAGATTTGCCAAAAGATATGGATATTCCAACTGTTGATATCTTGGAAAGTTATTTTCCTCTTATCAATATATCTATATCTTCTAATATAAATATGGAGTATATTGAAGTTGCAAAAGATTTGAGCGAGGATATTAAAAAATTAAAAAACCTCTATAGCGTGACTCTTGATGGAGATTATAACTCTTTACTTGTCATTTCATTAAATCCGCAAAAACTCATAGCTTATGGTATATCAAACGAGAAAGCCTATGACGCACTTATGGGTTTATACTCCCTGTATCCCATAGGTTCTATTAGTTCTAAAAAACAGAAATATTATGTTGAAAGTAAAAATGATAATATAGATATAAATACGCTTCTTGAGTCTGAGATAAAAATAGATGATAAACTGATATATGTTAAAAATATTGCAGATATAAAGTATGATTATGAAGATAGAGATGTTATTACTCGTACAAATGCTAAAGAGAGTGTAATAATTAACATAAAAAAAGCAAAACTTGGGGATAGTATAGAACTCTCTAAAAAAATCACAAAAATCATCTCAACATATCAAAACAACTATCAAGATATTGATTTTAAAATTCTAAGTGACAGCTCTTTTTGGATAAAAACAAGACTTAATACTATTGGCTCAAATATTATAATCGGCTTGACCTTACTATTTTTTTCCATTTGGTTTTTTATCTCTTTAAAGATTGCTATTGTTGTTATCCTAGGAATTCCTGTTAGTTTTGCTTTTGGGTTGATAGGTTTGGATTTTTTTGAAGGATCTTTAAATACTTTATCTATGATAGGAGTTTTACTAAGTCTGGGGATACTGGTTGATGAGGCAATTGTTGTGAGTGAAAATATTCATCGTCATTCGAACATGGGTAAAAATATTAAACAAGCCTGTATAGACGGAACCAATGAGATGATGCCAATTCTCTTCGCATCTATGCTTACAACCATCATAGCTTTTCTACCTTTAACGATGCTCTCTGGTGGACTAGGTGTTTTTATTAAAATAATCCCTCTAATTGTAATTATTTTGGTGATTAGCTCATTTGTTGAAAGTTTTATATTTTTACCGCTTCATTATAAGGAGTTGTCATTTAAGTTCTTAAATGACAAAAAAAATGGAATCAGGGATAGAATGTGGAATAAGCTAAGTGGACTCTATGTGAGCTCACTATCTTTTTTCATAAAAAGACGATATATATGGGGTTTTGTGATTATATTTTTTACTCTTTTTACAACATATAATTTGGCAAAGTCAAGTGTGTTTCAGCTATTCCCAGAGTTTGATGCTATGACTATAAATCTAATTGGCAAAGTTAAAAATGGTGCTATCAGCTATACACTTCAAGAAATAAAAGAATTGGAAAATATTTTAATCAAAGAGTTGGACTCAGAAAATGTAGCTTCAATTTCTATGATAATAGGCATGAATAGTGATGGTCGTTCCATGCATGAAAAAGGTGATAATCTTTTTACATTAACAATCAATCTAAAACAAAAAAAACATGAAGATTTTTTTAACAGAGTTATAAACCCAATATTTGCACCATATAAAGAGCCAGAAAACTCAAATAGAACAAGAACTCTATATGCAAAAGAGATTCAACACAAGATAGAATCTTTAATACAAAAACATAATCTGAAAGAGAATTTTTTAGAATTTAGTATAAATATACCTCAAACAGGTGTTGTAAAAAATGATGTGGAGATATCTCTTTCACACAAAGATAATAAGATGATTAAAAACTCCTTGGAGAGTCTGCAAGAAGCTATAAAAAAGATAAAGGGTGTTCATAGTATTAAAGATGATATGAAATATGATGAGTCAAAAGTAGAAATTACATTAAATACATTTGGAAATAGTCTTGGATTTACCCAAAAAATAATTATTTCAAAAGTGAGAAATTTTATTTCGATGCAAAAACTTTCAAAAATTGTAGATACAAATGCTGAACTTATAGAGCTTAGAATAGATTTCTCAAACCATGATAATTTATACTCACTTTATAACTTATCTTTAGAAGTACCAAATCAAAGCTACAATGTATGTTTAAAAGATATAGCTATTGTAAGTTTTTCTAAAGATATTACTACAATAAAAAAAGATGATTTACAAAAGATATTTACACTTAGTGCCAGTTTTGATAAAGACAAAATTTCTTCTAGAGTCTTTTATAAGAAGCTCAAACCAACAATTAAAATGATTAAAAACAGTGGAGTAGAAGTTTTTATAAAAGGAGAGCAAAAAACTAATAATCAAATAAAAAAAGATATTTTTGTATCTTTATTATTCGCTTTATTTGGAATTTTAATTATTTTAACATGGTTATTCTCTTCACTTGGACTCTCTTTCTTCGCCCTGAGTGTTATTCCGCTCTCTCTTTTAGGAGTGCTTATAGGTCATAAAGTTATGGGTATGGATATCTCTTTTTCATCTTTACTTGGATTTGTTGGACTTATAGGTATTGTAATTAACGACACACTTATAATGCTGAGCATGATCAAAAAATCAGAAAATATAGGTGAATTACTTCAAAATGCTTCTTTGCGAGTAAGACCCATACTTCTTACTTCTATTACTACTATAGTTGGTTTAAGTACATTAATATTTTTTGCATCTGGAGAATCTCTTTTAATGCAACCTTTAGCAGTTAGTATTGGGTTTGGACTTATCTACGCAACTATAATTAATCTATATTACTTACCTATTCTATATAGTTTCAAAAATAAATATAACAATCGATAA